A genomic segment from Nitrospira sp. encodes:
- a CDS encoding 16S rRNA (guanine(527)-N(7))-methyltransferase, with translation MERWPVDLEKFLKKSVSELSISIPGSAIPLFFRYLDELKQWNQAINLTAIDDDREVVVKHFVDSLAGLKVIEVTAGTTLLDVGAGAGFPALPLKIVRSDLLVEMLDPSEKKGAFLRYVVEALDLQQATVVTSKLEDYVKGRGSQRRYDYIVVRAFRVERFGFALGSLLKDTGKVVLYRSATVGSDFRLDGLALVREVEYELPSGYGHRVLSVFSKQ, from the coding sequence GTGGAACGCTGGCCAGTTGACTTAGAAAAATTCCTCAAGAAATCCGTCTCAGAGCTTTCGATCTCCATTCCTGGCTCTGCGATCCCTCTGTTCTTTCGTTACCTGGACGAGCTGAAGCAGTGGAATCAAGCCATTAACCTCACGGCGATCGACGATGATCGCGAGGTTGTGGTGAAGCATTTTGTCGATTCGTTGGCTGGGTTGAAAGTGATTGAAGTAACAGCTGGAACGACATTGTTGGACGTTGGGGCCGGTGCCGGATTTCCTGCCCTCCCGCTCAAGATTGTGAGATCGGACCTGCTCGTTGAAATGCTGGACCCAAGCGAGAAGAAGGGAGCCTTTTTGCGGTATGTGGTCGAAGCGCTCGACCTTCAGCAAGCAACGGTGGTGACAAGTAAGCTGGAGGACTATGTCAAGGGGAGAGGTTCTCAAAGGCGTTACGATTATATCGTGGTGAGGGCTTTCAGGGTGGAACGCTTCGGCTTCGCATTGGGGAGTCTGCTCAAGGATACGGGAAAGGTTGTGTTGTACAGGTCGGCAACGGTCGGGAGTGATTTTCGGCTCGATGGCCTTGCATTGGTGAGGGAAGTCGAGTATGAGCTTCCATCTGGTTATGGTCATCGAGTGCTTTCCGTATTTTCCAAGCAATAA
- a CDS encoding Chromosome (plasmid) partitioning protein ParB, translating into MEKKALGRGLDALLPTGKTTMEPDRGDVQELRLDAIVPNRFQPRQQFSEVELAELTASLKQNGLLQPILVRRKGDGIFELIAGERRLRAAKLAGMQKIPALIRNVSDQESMVLALVENLQRDDLNPMETARAYQRMLNEFDLTQEAIAQKVACDRSSVANMLRLTTLPPEVQQLIESDRLSAGHAKVILGLMTPAAQLNLANQIVNDQLSVRETERLVQEHAEARKPGKRPVRVPLRSDLEERLQKRLGTRVDVQKGRRGGKIIIHYFSPEELDGVLEKILN; encoded by the coding sequence ATGGAGAAAAAAGCCCTCGGTAGAGGCCTGGATGCTCTGTTGCCGACCGGCAAGACAACAATGGAACCGGATCGAGGTGACGTGCAGGAGTTGCGGCTTGACGCGATTGTGCCGAACCGGTTCCAACCACGGCAGCAATTTTCTGAGGTCGAATTGGCGGAACTGACCGCCTCGCTGAAACAGAACGGCCTGCTGCAACCGATCTTGGTGCGCCGAAAAGGCGATGGCATCTTCGAGCTGATTGCCGGTGAACGACGTTTGAGAGCGGCTAAGTTAGCAGGAATGCAGAAGATTCCTGCATTGATTCGGAATGTGTCCGATCAAGAGTCGATGGTGTTGGCGCTCGTTGAGAATTTGCAACGGGACGATCTCAATCCCATGGAGACGGCCAGGGCCTATCAGCGTATGTTGAACGAATTCGATCTCACTCAGGAGGCGATCGCGCAGAAGGTAGCCTGCGACCGTTCGTCCGTGGCGAATATGTTGCGTCTGACGACGCTTCCTCCTGAAGTGCAGCAATTGATCGAGTCGGACCGCCTTTCGGCGGGGCATGCCAAGGTCATCCTTGGGCTCATGACTCCTGCGGCTCAATTGAATCTGGCCAACCAAATCGTCAACGACCAGCTCTCCGTTCGTGAGACTGAACGGTTGGTGCAGGAGCATGCTGAAGCGCGAAAGCCGGGGAAGCGCCCGGTTCGAGTGCCGTTACGGTCGGACCTGGAGGAGCGTCTCCAGAAGCGTCTGGGCACCAGGGTGGACGTGCAGAAGGGACGGCGCGGGGGGAAGATCATCATCCACTACTTTTCGCCGGAAGAATTGGACGGTGTGCTAGAGAAAATACTTAACTGA
- a CDS encoding Chromosome (plasmid) partitioning protein ParA: MARIIAVANQKGGVGKTTTSVNLAAALAIEGGSVLLVDIDPQGNATSGLGVDPMSLGRTIYNALISKESVESIAMQTGINGLSLVPANSHLAGAEVELVNMEGREQCLKEALADVIDRYDIILLDCPPALGLLTINAMVAAHSVLIPVQCEYYAMEGLGRLMESIQRLQQSLNPDLEIEGIVLTMYDARNSLARQVVEQIRGHFGETVYHTMIPRNVTLAEAPSYGRPVLLYNMASAGAQAYLSLAKEFVVHGEKSPR, translated from the coding sequence ATGGCGCGAATCATTGCTGTCGCTAATCAAAAGGGTGGAGTGGGGAAAACCACCACCTCCGTGAATTTGGCCGCAGCTTTGGCGATAGAAGGTGGATCGGTTCTCCTGGTCGATATAGACCCGCAGGGGAATGCGACGAGCGGCCTAGGTGTCGATCCTATGTCGCTTGGAAGGACCATCTACAATGCCCTGATAAGCAAGGAAAGTGTCGAGTCTATCGCGATGCAGACCGGGATCAACGGTCTTTCGTTGGTGCCGGCTAACTCACACCTGGCCGGGGCGGAGGTCGAGCTCGTCAATATGGAAGGCAGAGAGCAGTGCCTCAAGGAGGCCTTGGCCGATGTCATCGACCGATACGACATTATTTTGCTGGACTGTCCCCCCGCCCTCGGACTGCTGACGATCAATGCGATGGTCGCAGCCCATTCAGTCTTGATCCCGGTCCAGTGCGAGTATTACGCGATGGAGGGCCTTGGGCGCCTAATGGAGAGCATTCAACGCCTGCAACAATCCCTCAATCCTGACCTTGAAATAGAAGGAATTGTGCTCACGATGTACGACGCGCGCAACTCGCTGGCTCGCCAAGTCGTCGAGCAGATTCGTGGGCATTTCGGCGAGACGGTCTACCACACGATGATCCCGCGTAATGTGACCCTGGCCGAAGCGCCGAGTTATGGGCGTCCCGTCTTGTTGTACAACATGGCGTCGGCCGGCGCCCAAGCCTATCTTTCACTAGCCAAGGAGTTTGTGGTCCATGGAGAAAAAAGCCCTCGGTAG